TCCCCACCGACATGGAAATGACGTGCGCACCTTCGTGCAACGCCCATTGAATGGCTTTGGCAAGCGTGGCCGAAGTGCCGCCACCTTCACCTAATACTTTACCGATGAGGGCGCGTTCGATGTGGCGGGCGATACCAATGCGCGTGCCATTAACATCCTGACCGAAAATGGTTCCAGCACAATGGGTACCATGACCATCAAGGTCGTTGGGGTCTTCAGTGGTGAAGTTTTGTTGTAGTAAGTTCACGCCTGCAAAGGCGGGATGATGAGGGTCGATACCGCTATCCAGCACGGCGACGGTTACACCCGTGCCATCAAAACGTGATTCGTGGGCGCGTACCGCTTTCACGCCCCAAGTAGCAGTGGTGTCTGCGGGGGGAGGTGTTACGCTATCTGCCGTTTGTCGTCTGACCGGGGTGATGAGTTTCAGTGGCATTGGCAGGGCAATTGCGCGGGTGCGTGGATCACGCCGTAAGTCATTGCGCTCCCGTTTGGTCAGGTCAGCTTCTTCCAGCCTGACCGTCGCGGGTTGACGTGCAAAGGGATTCATCCCCGCGCCGCGCGTTCCCATATCGCCCCGCGTGGGTGAAGACACTTCCCGGCTACGCAACACAATGTATTTTTCTGTGCTCATTTTGATCTCCCCAGTTATTTTCAATTGATCATAACTATAATCGCCTCGCAGGTTGCCCGTCTGTAATTTTTCTGTCGCTCGGATAACTTCAACAGCAACTTCATGCTTGCTGTGGCAAAATAGCCACTATGCAAACCGACCCCGTGAAATTTGACCCCCAAGACTTCCTCAAGACCGCCCCGCACAAGCCGGGCGTGTACCGGATGCTGGGCAATGACGGCACGGTGCTCTACGTTGGCAAAGCCAAAGACCTGAAAAACCGCTTGTCTAGTTACTTTCGTGGCACGTTGACCAATTCGCGTATTTTTGTGATGGTCAAGCAAATTTGTAACGTAGAAATTGCCATCACCAATACCGAAGCCGAAGCGCTGTTGTTGGAAAGCAATCTGATTAAACAACACTCGCCGCGTTACAATATTTTGCTGAAAGACGGCAAAGGTTATCCCTATATCCACATCACAGCGGGCGAATACCCACGCATTGAATTTTATCGTGGTTCGCGCAAGCAACCGGGGCAGTATTTTGGCCCTTATCCCAGCGTGGGGGCAGTGCGCCAGACCATGCATTTGATGAAAAAATTGTTCAAAGCACGCCAGTGCGAAGACAGTTATTTCGCCAACCGTTCGCGCCCATGTCTGGAATACCAAATCAAGCGCTGTAGTGCGCCTTGTGTGGGGTTGATCGACCAACAAGAGTACGCGCAAAGCATTCGCCATGCGGTTCAGTTCCTGCAAGGGCGTACCCAAGAGGTCATTGATGAGCTGGTGCAAAAAATGGAAAGTGCCGCGCTGACGCTGAATTTCGAGAAGGCTGCCGAATACCGTGACTTGATCGAAAGTCTGCGGCATATTTCCCAGCAACAATACGTTAGTGGCAGCAATGGCAATGTGGATGTGGTGTCAATTTGCCTAGGGTCGGGGGTTGCCAGCGTGCAGGTATTCACGGTACGTAATGGTAATAATCTCGGCAACCGCAACTTTTTCCCCAAACTGCCCGATGATGAGGCAAATAGTGCCGAAATTCTCAGTTCATTCTTGGCGCAGTATTACTTGGATCATGATGTGCCGGGCGAAATTCTGGTCTCGGAATTGCCCAGTGATGCGGATGTCTTAGCGGATATGTTGACCCTCAAACAAGGGCGCAAAGTGCTGATTCGCCAACCTCAACGCGGTGAACGCAGCAAATGGGTGGAATTGGCACAGCGTAATGCCGAACAAGCCCTGCAAATGCAAGTACTCTCACGGGCAGGGATGCAGCAGCGTTTATTTGCACTGCAAGAAGCGCTCGGCATGAGTGAATTGCCTGCCCGTATGGAATGTTTCGACATTAGCCACACCATGGGGGAAGCGACCGTCGCCTCTTGTGTCGTATTTGACCTGAATGGGCCGGTAAAATCCGAATATCGACGGTATAATATCGAAGGTATCCAGCCTGGCGATGATTACGCGGCGATGCATCAGGCGCTGACACGCGGGTTTCGTCGAGCTGTTGAGCAGGCAGGCAAATTACCTGATATTCTCTTTATCGACGGCGGCAAAGGTCAGGTCGCACAGGCATTGGCGGTGTTGCATGAATTAAACGTGACCGGTGTAGATGTCGTCGGTGTGGCGAAAGGCGAGGGACGCAAACGGGGGTTAGAAACCCTGATTATTGAGCAAGGCAGTGAACGTTTGGCATTACCTGAGCATTCGGCAGCCTTGCACCTGATCCAGCAAATTCGGGATGAAGCTCACCGTTTTGCCATTACCGGGCATCGGGCGCGGCGGCAAAAAGCGCGGACGCAATCGCCCTTGGAGCAAATTGAAGGTTTGGGCGCGAAGCGTCGGCAAGTATTACTGCAACAGTTTGGTGGCTTGAAAGCCATTGAGCGTGCCAGTGCGGAAGAATTAGCAAAAGTGTCCGGGATTAGCCTGTCATTGGCACGCAAAATTTATGATTTCTTTAACGGAGAAGAGAGTTGATATGGTGTTCAACCTGCCGGTGTTGCTGACGTGGATGCGGATTGCGTTTATTCCGCTGCTGGTCTTCCTGTTTTATCTGGAAGCGCCTTGGGCACCCTTGGCGGCGGCTATCTTGTTCGGTATTGCCGGTTTGACCGATTGGGCCGATGGTTATCTGGCGCGTTTGTGGCAACAGGAATCGCGTTTCGGGGCATTTCTTGACCCGGTTGCGGATAAGTTAATTGTGGCAGTCGCGTTGATTTTGCTGGTGGAACGCGAGGTAAATGTTTGGATTACCTTGGCAACGGTCATTATTATCGGGCGGGAAATCGTGATTTCAGCCTTGCGTGAATGGATGGCAGAATCCGGCAACCGTTCCAAAGTGGCAGTGGCTTTTATTGGTAAGCTGAAAACCACCGCGCAAATTATCGCCTTGATTTGTTTGTTGTATAACCAAGATTTGTTCGGGGTGTTGCCACTACGGGAAATCGGTTTGGTGGCATTGGCGGTTGCGACGGTACTGACCGTTTGGTCAATGGTACAGTACCTTCGCAGTGCGTTTAGTTCATAAGTTGTCTTGGTAGGCTTTGAGTTGTTCCCATTCACTTTGCGCGGCGAGTGCTGCTTGCTTCGGCCAGCTTGAGGTGTCGTGTTTGCTGAATTGTTCGTCTTCCACGATCAGCAGTGCTTGCAGTTTTTGAGGGGATGTTTCTGCCAATTGCTGATAGGTGTGGATGCCCGCGCGGTGTAAAACCGAAGCGAATGTGGGGCCAATGCCGGTGAGCTTTTGTAGATCGTCGTGTTTGATCGACAAGT
The window above is part of the Thiothrix winogradskyi genome. Proteins encoded here:
- a CDS encoding S8 family peptidase, with product MSTEKYIVLRSREVSSPTRGDMGTRGAGMNPFARQPATVRLEEADLTKRERNDLRRDPRTRAIALPMPLKLITPVRRQTADSVTPPPADTTATWGVKAVRAHESRFDGTGVTVAVLDSGIDPHHPAFAGVNLLQQNFTTEDPNDLDGHGTHCAGTIFGQDVNGTRIGIARHIERALIGKVLGEGGGTSATLAKAIQWALHEGAHVISMSVGIDFPGYVDWLVKTEGMHVNPATSMALEEYRANVNLFTELASFVQAFSSFGQGAIIVAASGNESMRPKYEISVAPPAAGTGIIAVGALGESDKGLIVAEFSNNQADIAAPGVGILSAEAGSNKLTSMDGTSMATPHAAGIAALWAQRQLEMTGRVENQSLMAQLVASGTYATLAPNSEEDDVGTGIVQAPLN
- the uvrC gene encoding excinuclease ABC subunit UvrC, whose amino-acid sequence is MQTDPVKFDPQDFLKTAPHKPGVYRMLGNDGTVLYVGKAKDLKNRLSSYFRGTLTNSRIFVMVKQICNVEIAITNTEAEALLLESNLIKQHSPRYNILLKDGKGYPYIHITAGEYPRIEFYRGSRKQPGQYFGPYPSVGAVRQTMHLMKKLFKARQCEDSYFANRSRPCLEYQIKRCSAPCVGLIDQQEYAQSIRHAVQFLQGRTQEVIDELVQKMESAALTLNFEKAAEYRDLIESLRHISQQQYVSGSNGNVDVVSICLGSGVASVQVFTVRNGNNLGNRNFFPKLPDDEANSAEILSSFLAQYYLDHDVPGEILVSELPSDADVLADMLTLKQGRKVLIRQPQRGERSKWVELAQRNAEQALQMQVLSRAGMQQRLFALQEALGMSELPARMECFDISHTMGEATVASCVVFDLNGPVKSEYRRYNIEGIQPGDDYAAMHQALTRGFRRAVEQAGKLPDILFIDGGKGQVAQALAVLHELNVTGVDVVGVAKGEGRKRGLETLIIEQGSERLALPEHSAALHLIQQIRDEAHRFAITGHRARRQKARTQSPLEQIEGLGAKRRQVLLQQFGGLKAIERASAEELAKVSGISLSLARKIYDFFNGEES
- the pgsA gene encoding CDP-diacylglycerol--glycerol-3-phosphate 3-phosphatidyltransferase; this translates as MVFNLPVLLTWMRIAFIPLLVFLFYLEAPWAPLAAAILFGIAGLTDWADGYLARLWQQESRFGAFLDPVADKLIVAVALILLVEREVNVWITLATVIIIGREIVISALREWMAESGNRSKVAVAFIGKLKTTAQIIALICLLYNQDLFGVLPLREIGLVALAVATVLTVWSMVQYLRSAFSS